A genomic segment from Syntrophotalea acetylenivorans encodes:
- the rlmB gene encoding 23S rRNA (guanosine(2251)-2'-O)-methyltransferase RlmB yields the protein MADLIYGINAVSEGLRSSRRKPLSLVLQRDSKSPRLVQLQREAESAGVPVARRDRRELDRLVGHGHHQGALLEIEPFAYLSLEELLQRWRVSEAPAFFLVLDGITDPHNLGAILRSADGAGCHGVIVTKDRACPVTGVVDKVSAGALEHVPLCQVTNLARTLDALRKEGVWVYGLAGEEGASPLYDTDLCGDLALVVGSEGTGLRPNTRSHCDLLLAIPLRGKVSSLNASVATSVALFEAGRQRRLPSSDN from the coding sequence GTGGCTGATCTCATCTATGGCATCAATGCGGTAAGTGAAGGACTGCGCAGTTCGCGGCGGAAACCGTTGTCGTTGGTCTTGCAGCGGGACAGCAAGTCGCCCCGCCTTGTGCAATTGCAGCGGGAGGCAGAGTCTGCAGGGGTGCCGGTTGCTCGCCGGGACCGACGTGAGCTCGACCGACTAGTAGGGCATGGTCATCATCAGGGAGCCTTGCTGGAGATCGAACCCTTCGCCTATCTTTCCCTTGAGGAGCTTCTGCAGCGCTGGCGGGTTTCCGAAGCGCCGGCCTTTTTCCTGGTTTTGGACGGTATTACCGACCCCCATAACCTGGGTGCGATCTTACGCAGTGCCGACGGGGCAGGATGTCATGGGGTAATAGTGACCAAGGACCGCGCCTGTCCCGTTACCGGAGTAGTGGATAAGGTTTCCGCCGGTGCCCTGGAGCATGTGCCCTTATGTCAGGTCACCAATCTGGCCCGCACTCTCGATGCCTTGCGCAAGGAGGGTGTTTGGGTCTATGGGCTGGCTGGGGAAGAAGGGGCCAGCCCTCTCTACGATACCGATTTGTGCGGTGACCTGGCCCTTGTGGTCGGTAGCGAAGGGACAGGCTTGCGCCCTAATACCCGGTCTCACTGCGACTTGTTGCTGGCGATCCCTCTCCGTGGGAAGGTATCGTCTCTCAACGCGTCGGTAGCGACATCCGTAGCCCTTTTTGAGGCCGGCCGCCAGAGACGTCTGCCCTCATCCGATAATTAA